Part of the Paenibacillus aurantius genome, TGCTTTTTGCTCATCCGGCTATGGCGGAGCCCCTCTGGCAAATGGAAAAGGAAATGAACGTAAACTCACTATCCGTCGCATCCGACGGCGAGCGGATCGCAATAGGCACTCAGGACGCCGCTGCGTTTGTGCTCAAGCCCGACGGTACGCCGGTCTACCGGTTTGAAGCAAAGAACGTCATAACAGGCGTATCGATGCTGGACACCGGGGAATTGCTGGTTTCTTCCGACGACCAGCATGTATATCTCCTCAATGCCGAGGGCAAGCCCGTCTGGTCTAAGGGCATGGGGAAGATGGTCAAATCGATTGCATCCACTCCAGACGGAGAAGTGATTGCGATAACGCTTTTTCGCTCTAATGCCGTGCACCTGCTGAATAAGCAGGGGGAAACCGTAAGAGAAATCCCAGTCGGGATTGAAATATCCGGCGCCGAGGTCTCTCCCAACGGGAAATGGCTGGCCGCGGCCGGAGCCGACCAGTTCCTTTACGTGTATAACAGGGAAGGGGAGCTTGTCGTCAAAACGTCGATTTCGGGCAGCATCAACTCGGTATCCATCTCCGATGAAGGGGTTGCCGTGGTCGGTTCGTCGGAAGATAAGGTCGTGATCCTGGATGCAGGCGGAAATAAGCTTGCCGAGCTCCCTGCCGGAGACGTCATCACATCCGTCCATATTACAGGCGGTGCCGATTATGTGGCTTATGCGGACTACTCAGGCAAGTATTATGTGGGCAGCCTGAAGGGCCGGGAGCTTTGGTCGGCCAAAGAAGCCGGGGCCGGACGCCAGATCCGGTTCAGTCCGGACGGCAAGCACCTGTACGCCGCATCTGACAAAGGAGCGGTCTATCAGTATGAGGTCGGGCATCTTCTCGAGAAAGGCAAACAAGCGGCCTTCCGGCAAAAGGCCATCCAATACGGTTCGATCGCGGCGGCGTTGCTTCTGGCCGCAGTCTTGATCTTCTGGACGGTTAAACGGACTCCGCACCTCTATAAGCGTTTGTGGAAGGACAAATACGCCTACATCATGCTGCTTCCAAGCTTCTCGCTCATTCTTGTCTTTCTTTACTATCCGTCTCTTTCCGGACTTTTCCATTCTCTTTATGATTGGAATCCGGGATCCCGGAGTACGTTCGTCGGCCTGGATAATTTCAGGAGGATGCTGGACGACCCCTATGTGTCCAAAGGCACGGTCAACCTCCTCATCCTCGTGGTCACCGGTCTGTTTAAGACCCTTATTCCTCCGTTGATTGTGGCGGAACTGATCTATCACTTGAGAAACAGCAAAGCCCAGTATCTGTTCCGGACTTCATTCGTCATTTCCATGGTCATCCCGTCCGTCGGTTTTCTTCTGGTCTGGCAAAACCTGTACGACCCGAATATCGGACTGATCAATCAGATTCTGAACGTCATTGGACTTGGTTCCTTCGCCCACCCTTGGCTCGGCGACGCGGACACGGCGCTGTGGGCCATCATCTTTATGGGATTTCCTTTCATCGGCATCATGCAGCTGCTCGTGATGTATTCGGGGCTTATTGCCATATCGGACGAAGTGATCGAGGCGGCCAAACTGGACGGGGCCAAGTCGTTCCGCATCATCCGTTCCATCCATCTGCCGCTGCTCGCGGGTCAGTTCAAGCTGCTCATCGTGCTGGCTCTCATCGGCATCGTACAGGATTTCGGTTCCATCCTTATCGTAACCGGCGGGGGGCCAATGGATTCCACCTACGTACCCGCTCTACAGATGTATTATGCGGCCACGAAGTTCGGTGACTTGGGCTATGCTTCCGCTCTAGGCGTCAGCATGTTCTTTGTAATCCTCCTGATCACCGTAATCAACATGAAATTTATCAAGACTGCCGACTAAAGGGGGTGATTAGGTTGACTAAATCGGAAACGCTTGTTCCCCGGACCGGTATGGTAAAACCGGCGGTCCAGCTTCGCAAAAAGGCTGAAATCGCCCAGCAGGCCGTGCTGTACGCCATTCTTGGTCTCATCGTAATCTTTACGCTCGGTCCCATTCTTTTTACCCTGATTTCTTCCTTCAAGACCAATGCCCAAATCCTCGGAGGCTTTTGGTCGCTTCCTACCCCACCGCAGATGGGGAACTATGAGATTGCCTTCAAGGCCATTTGGCGGTATACGGCGAATACTGTCGGGTATGCGGCCATCAGCAGCATCCTGGTCGTGCTGTTGTCGGCCATTTCGGGCTACACCTTCGCCAAGAAAGACTTTCTCGGCAAGGAGATTCTCTTCATGATGATGCTGGCGATCATGATGATTCCTGGCGTCCTGACGTTAATCCCTTCCTATGTCCTTTACGCCGACCTTGGGCTGGTGAACACCCCCTGGGTCATCATTATCAGCGCGGCGGCGGGAGGCCAAATATTCGGCACTTTTCTCTGCCGGAGCTTCATGGGCGGGCTCTCCAATGAACTGTTCGACTCGGCCAAAATAGACGGGGCTTCGGAATTCACCGTATTTCTTAAAATCGTTCTTCCCCTTACCGTGCCGGTGCTGATGACGCTTTTCATCATGTCATCCGTCGGTATTTATAACGAGTACATCTGGCCCCTGCTTACCATCAAATCCAACGAAATCCAGATGATCGGCGTCGGCCTCACGCAGTTCAAAAATCAATTCGGCATCACCAACATGGGCGTGGAATTCGCCGCTTACATGATCTCTTCGATCCCGCTCGTCGCTTTGTTCAGCTTCGGCATGAAATACTACATTCAAGGACTTACGCAGGGCGCGCTTAAGATGTAAAGGTTCGCAAATACCCTAAACGGAGAAAAACCATGACCAAACCTATGGAAACTCGCCAAGTCCCGAACTGGATTTGGCATCCGGACCGAGAGCGTCAGAGGATGGTCCACTTGAGCAGACAATTTACCCTCACACGAGAGACTAGGGGGATGGAATTCCGCATAGCCTGTACGGGCTATGCGGAGGTGGAACTGGATGGGAGCCTGCTGGGCGCCATCTCGGAGCATCCGCGGCAATCGATGGCCTTTACCTGTGTTGACAGCTTCCCGGATATACTGGAAGCGGGTGTCCATACCCTTACCTTGAAGATTCGCTGCAATGAACCTATGCCGATCCATCCCATCAACATCCATCTCCAAGACCGCTCCGTCGGCTGTATCGCTTATCTTCAGGGAGACGGATTCTGGCTTCCGACCGACGAAACATGGAAGGCGGACGACGGCCGGGCGGAGATGGTGTGCAGGCTCGGGGAGGAGCCATACGGCGAGTTGGACAACGCGCCGGATTGGTTTGTGGCCGGCGGATATGGCGACATTGCCGCCGAACGCATGGAGAGCCTTAACTGCCTATCAGCCTCGGGTCTCGGAGCCGAAGTTCGCGGAGGCTCCCTGATTTTGACCGGAAACGGGGTTCGGCCGCTCCAGCTCGGTGAGACGGATGCCCGGAACGAGCGCTATATTTTTTATCATCTGATGAAGCAAAACGAGTGGAAGGCACTTCGCCTGCAGCAGGCCGAACGGGACTGGACCGACATGCCCCAGGCCCTTGTGGAATTCCCCTCCGAGATGAACATCCGATTCCATATCGAGAACCGGGGCTCAGACGAAGTGGAGATAGTATGGAACGGGGCGGAATCGCTGCATGAGCTGCACGGCTATGATTCCTGCATCACGGAGCACACCGTCGTGAAGCCGGGGAGCCGTTTTGTGACGAATCCCCAGGGCATGAAAATGGTTCAGTTCATCGTGGGGGCGGGTGCGGAGGAAAGATTCCACCTGGAAATCCAATTTGAGGCGGTCGGCGTTCCCATGAAGCAGGTGGGAGGACTGGAATGTGACAATCCGTTGATGAAGAAGATCTACGACGTTTCGGTACATACCAGCGCGGTCTGCCATCAGACCGGATTGTGGGACGGAATTAAAAGGGATCGCCTAAATTGGGCTTACGATATCTACATGGCGGCCAAGGCGGACTATGTTCTATGGGATGATCTTTCCGTCCTGCGCCGTTCCATTCGGGAGCTGGGTCAAACACCTTACGGTTACTGGATGAACTCCATTCCCTCCTACACCTTATGGTGGCTGTGCGGAGTGTGGGATTATTATCTGGAGACGGGCGATGCCGCGTTTGTTCTGGAGCTTAGGGAGGACATTGCCCGTCATCTCCGGTGGGTCGAAGAGAACACCGACAAGGAGACCGGATTCTTTCTGACGCATGCACGGCAGGAGGTTTCGTTTATCGAATGGGTGCCGATGGGCGGGGAGGAATCCTGGTACTGTCTGAATGCGATTTATAAACTCATGAGGACACAGATCAGCCGGCTGGCCGCACACGTGCCCGAGCTGGGGATCGAGGTAAGAGGAGAGGGACCGAAGCTTCCGGAGGAAGTCTTTCTGGAAGGCGCGTCGGCGCTTCTCACCCCACTTCTAGGGATCATGAGCGGTTCGGTTTCTACGGAAAAAGCAGAGGCGTTTCTCTTGAACTGCGAGCTCAAGGACCCGCTGACCCCTCTATCCGCTTATTGGTTTGCCGACTGCTGCTCCCGGTATGGGTTTCACGAAAAAGCGTGGGAGGCCATTTCCCTTGTTTGGGGCTCCATGCTGGATTCAGGCGCCACGACCTTCTGGGAGAGCACTGTGCTTACCCGCGGGGAGGATTATCATGATGCCCAGACGACGTACACGGCTTACGGGTCCTACCGGATGAGCCTCTGCCACAGTTGGTCGGGCACTCCCGTTGTTTGGATCAGCCGCTATATCCTCGGGATCCAGCCGCTTGAACCGGGCTACCGGACCTTTGACTTTATGCCAAATGCTCTGCCGGGGCTCACGGAGTGCAAAGGGGCTGTCCACACACCCAATGGGCCGATTCTCGTGGAATGGAAGGTGACGGAGGGCGGCATGGATAAATCCGTCTGGCATCCGGGAAGGGTGATTACCGGTTGAAGCTCGATTCCGAGCGAATTTTACATAACAAGGAGGAAGAAGATGACAAAGTGGAACAGACTGTTTCTCGTTGCTTTGGTTTTTGCCGTGGGACTCCAGTGGATCCCGTCGGGAATCGCTCTCGCAGGGAAGTATGACTCTACCCTGCAGGAATCTCCGAATGTCCGGCATGTGACGGGCTTTTATCCTTCCATCAAGATCGATGACTTCAACACACCGGATTCGGTGGACGCACCGGGGAAATGGAGCAAGGGAGAAGGAGTGTCGGAAGTCCGTTATACGGCCAAAACGGCAAACAGTCCGGGATCCCCGTATGAAGGCACCCATGTTCTGGAGGCCGTATCGGGACAGGTCAAGGCGTACGAGTGGCGAACAATGTACAAGGAATTTTCCGTCCCCCTTGACCTCTCAAGCGTAAAGTACCTGACGTTTGCCGCCAATGCCTATGGCTGGAAAACCGAGGATTATTTGATTCGGGTAAGCCTGTACAACGGCGACGACAAGTTCCAAAGCATCGTAAAGATCAATCCCAATGGCTGGAATGAGGTTGGCGTATCCGTCGCGGACTGGGCAAACCGAAACCGGATTACCAAGATCGAATTCTCTTTCATGCTTAATTACGATCTCGCCGGCTTGCGGGACGGCGACCCGGGCTATGCCTGGTGGGGCGGCAATTACCAGATTGACCTTTTGAGCGGTTCGAATACGCTCGACATGGATTTCAACATCGAGGGGGAGACCGAGGGCTTTACGGCCCAGGGCGCCTCGGCCAGTGCAGCGGGAGGAGAACTCAACCTTACGGTAACGGATTCCGCTCCCGTGCTGGTTTCCCCGCCGCTGCTTCACAATATTGGATCGCTGAACACCTTGGAAGTCAGCATGAGCAACAATTCCGCGTTCGACCGGGTCCGGATCGATTGGATCACCGAGGAGAGCCCGGAGTGGAATGAAGCCAAGTCGGCGGTGTTCGACATTCAGCCCAATGGCAGCGGATACGCGGATTATGATTTCAATTTGTCCGCCAATTCCCTTTGGACCGGGCTGCTGAAGCAGTTCAAGCTTACTTTTCTCAGCGGAAACGGGGCGAGCTCGGGTCAGATTGGAATTGACAAAATCGGATTCAAAAACTTGGCTCCCATCGTCGTCTATCCGGGTGAGATCAGCAGACACGAACTGACAGACTCCCTGGACAAGATCGTCATCGCAGGGTCCATCAAGCCGGAAGCTCTCTCCAAATACGGCTCGGGAAGCATCGCCTTTTTTGAACTGCAGCCTTACGAGGATGAGACGGCATTAACGGGGAAAACCCCTCTATCCGAAGCTAGTGTCTCTGCGAATTTTTCGTTTGAAACGGACTTGAAGGACACGAACGGGCGCTCCAGACTGTTTTCCAAATTTGCCGTAGCGGCCCAGCTTGCGGACGGAACGTACGAACTGATCGACCGGGCTCACTATGTCACGAATCCGGAAGCCCTCGCTCCGAACCGTTATCCCTTCCCCGCAGCGGCAAGCAAGAAGGGGCTGCAGGTGCAGATGGTTGGCGACGCAGAGGATCTGGGAATCAGCCATGCCGCTTTGAACGTGACCTATACGGGTGCGCTGTACATCGATGGTAATGTGAACCCCGCTAACACGTTGGTTTACGAGTATGAAGGCCAGAAATACTACTTCAAGAAAAATTGGGTCGAGGCGAACGATAACTCTATCAAAAGCCTGTCGGATAACAGCGTGACGGTCTCTCTCATCCTGCTCGCCTACAAAGAAAATATGGACGGCACGACTCCCAACCGTTATTTGATCCATCCGGACGCGGGCGATAACGGAATTGTCTATGCTTTCAATACGACCGATGAGACCGGCACCAATTACTATAAGGCGATTACCGCCTTCCTGGCTGATCGGTATACCCGCGAAGACCAGAAGTACGGAAGAGCGGTCAATTACATCGTCGGCAACGAGGTTGACGCCGCCGAGGCCTGGTACAACATGGGGTCCGGCAAATTGATCGGTGAGTTTATCGAGGATTACGGCCGGACCGTGCGCCTGACGAACACGGTTCTCAAGAGCCGTTACAGCCAGGCAAGAGTCTACATCTCCCTGACGCATAACTGGGATGAGGATCTGCCATCCACTGGAACCAACTACGATGGCCGGATGATCGTCGACACGCTGCAGCAAGAAATGATGAGCCAAGGCGATATCCCTTGGAACATCGCCTATCATCCTTATCCGGAAAACCTGTTCGATCCGAAGGCATGGAATGCTCCCACTTCGACGGACCGGTTTGATACCAAGAAGATCACCTTCAAGAACCTGCATGTCCTCGTCGACTATTTGAAGCAGTCCCGTATGCTGTATAACGGCGAGCCTCGTCGGATCATCCTGTCCGAGCAGGGCTTCCACAGTCTGGACAATTCTCTTGAAGGACAGAAGATACAGGCTGCGGCCTATGCTTACGCCTATTACATCACGAACTTTCTCGATGGCATCGATTCGTTTATTCTCCACCGCCATGTGGACCACGCGGGGGAATACGGCTTGAACCTTGGTCTCTGGACGCACGACCCGGACATTAGCGGAGCCAAAAACATCCCGTATGAACACAAGTATATTTACGATGTGTTCAAGTACATCGATACGAGCCGCTCCCTTGAGGTAACGGAATTCGCTAAGTCTATCATCGGCATTTCCGATTGGAGAGAGATCGCACCGGCTTTTGATCCGGCAAAGCTCGCTCTCCGGGAAATTCCGCAGGAAAACCCAGCGGTCCGGATTGAGCCGAAGCAGTTGAAAGACGCGAAGATGATCTCGGATTTTGAAAGTACGGATGACGGCTGGGCAAAGGCGGAATATGTCTCCCGGGTGGAGTCCGACAGTTCCCTGCAGCTAAACGGCGCCCGTTCCCTAAAAGCGGTCCTCATGAACAGCGGTGTCCAATTGGGAGAAAGTGCGGGGGTTTCCAAATCATTCGACACACCCTTTAGCTTTAAGCGCAAGCCCTATTTGTTCTTTGGCATCCATCCGACTGACGGGCCAGCCTCCGGCACTTACACGGCACGCATTAAGGTTTACAGCGGAAGTCATGTTTTGGAAGCCGCCGCTGATGTAAAGCCGCAAGAATGGAGCACCATTGCCGTGAACCTGAACGATTGGGCCTATAAAGATCAGGTGACCAAAATCAAAATCTGGCTGGAACCGATGGACCGAGTCCGCTGGGCGGCCGGCAGTTTCCATATGGATGCCATTGGTATGGCGGAAGGAGTAACAGGAGACGTACAAAAAATCTTACAGTAAATCGAGGAAGAATAGGCAGGGAGAGGACCGGCAGCCAGGCCGCGTCAACTCTCTGCCTTTCTCAGGGAGAAGGGAAGTTCCTATGAAAACGGACTGGCAGGCGGAATGGATCTGGATCAAGCTGCCGCAGGAAACGCCCAATGTTTATATGGAAGCTAGAAAAGGATTTTTGCTGGACGAGGTGCCTCTCCATGCGAAACTTTTCATGTCCGCAAACCAGGAATACCGCATCTATATAAACGGTAAGGAAATCGGAAGAGGTCCTTCTCCGTCCGATCAGCACTGGAAATATTACGACGAATACGAGTTGGGAAGGGACTTGCTGCCAGGGAAAAATGTTCTCGCGGTGCTCGCGTATAACTTCGGTACGACGGATATCGTCACCGGACAGATGCAGGGTGCGGGCGGGGTGATTGCAGAGCTTGAAATGGCAACCGGATCGGGAATGGTCACCATTGCAAGCGATTCCACCTGGAAGGTACGCAGGTCTCCCCGGTGGGTGGAACAAGTTTCAAGGCAGCATCTCTGGAATGGGTTTCGCGAGATTTATAGGGCTGACCGTGAAGACGGATGGGAAGGTGTCCGGTATGACGACTCCGACTGGGGGGGCGCGATCGGACTGGAACGGCCTGGTGCACCGGATGCCCGGTGGCCGAGGCTTCTGCCTCGGGAGATCCCTTTTCTATACCGGGAGCTCCTGAAGCCTGAAGCCGTCGTCCGAACGGATGCCAACTTCGGCTGTATAGAGGGGGAAGAGACCATGCTGGCTTCTTCCGGCCAAGTTTGCTGCATGACCATTGATGCGAGAAAACCCGGTTCTCTTCCCGGGGTTGTCTTCGATTACTCTAAGGAGGTGGTTGGTTATCCCGAATTGGAGCTTACGGCGCCCGAAGGTGGTGTGCTGCAGCTATGGTACGGGGAGTCGCTGGATCTGAAGCTCTACGATACCTTCGTGTTGAAGCGCGGGGAAAACCGGCTGAAGCCGTTCGGCCGGCGGGCATTCCGTTTTCTGTACGTGACGTTGCAAGCCGCTCCGTCCTCCGTCACCATTTCCCGGCTGGAGACCGAGTCCGTGCATTACGATTTTGGTCCGGCCGGCATGTTTCTCTGCAGCGATCCCCTGCTGAACCGGATATGGGAAATCGGCACCTACACGACGCTGGTGAACAGCCAGGATCACTTGGAAGACTGCCCGCTGCGGGAGAAGGCGTTGTGGGTGGCGGACGCCGTGGTGATGGGAAAGGTCATCTACCATGTATACGGTGACGAGCTTCTGCTCCGGAAGTGCCTCCTGCAGGGTGCCCGAATCCAGAATGAGGACGGATCGATACCCGGTACAGGGCCCGAGCGAAACTCGTTCATGCTTCCGGACTTCAATGCGCATTGGCTGTTCGGCGTGTACCAGCATTGGCTTTTTTCGCAAGACCGTTCCTTTCTTGGCGAAGTGTGGCCTTCCGTGTACCGGTTAATGGAGTGGTTTCAAAAGCAGGAGGATGAGGAAGGCCTCTTCGCCCGAGCCGATAGGCCGGGTTGGTGGTGCTTTATCGACTGGGCGGATTATATCGATCGCAGGGACCGGGTCACCGCTATGTCCTGCTTCTATTACAAAGCGCTGCGGACAGCGGCGGACCTGGCCCTCGCGGCTGGTGAAACGAACCAAGCAGACGAATGGCTTAAGCGGTCGGACCGCCTTCGGGAAGCAATCCGCGGGAAGATGCGTGTTCCGGGCTCCCCTGTATTCGCTGACTGCATCGGAGCGGGAGGACTGTCAGCGTCCATAACGGCCCAAACCAATTTTGCCGCCATTTGGTGCGGGGTGATGGAGCAGGAAGAGGCGAACCTCTTCCTGGATGAATGGTTCCTGCAGGGACGGACGCCGGAACTGAAAGGGGCCTTCTTCTATCATATTGTGCTGGAAAGCCTGGTTTGGCTAAACCGGGTGGAGGAGGCGCTCGGCTTGGTCCGTTCGTACTGGGGAGGCATGGTGGAGAGGGGGGCTGCGACCTGGTGGGAGACATTCGATCCGTCCACTCCTGCATGTACGGTGCCGAGCCCGTACCAAGGCAACACACCGACCTATCTGATGGACCATATCCCGGTCAGCTTCTGTCACGGCTGGGGGGCTTCTCCCACTTATGTGCTGACGCAGTTTGTTTTGGGAATTGACGTGT contains:
- a CDS encoding DUF5711 family protein; this translates as MKKLLIYLMLAGSLLLFAHPAMAEPLWQMEKEMNVNSLSVASDGERIAIGTQDAAAFVLKPDGTPVYRFEAKNVITGVSMLDTGELLVSSDDQHVYLLNAEGKPVWSKGMGKMVKSIASTPDGEVIAITLFRSNAVHLLNKQGETVREIPVGIEISGAEVSPNGKWLAAAGADQFLYVYNREGELVVKTSISGSINSVSISDEGVAVVGSSEDKVVILDAGGNKLAELPAGDVITSVHITGGADYVAYADYSGKYYVGSLKGRELWSAKEAGAGRQIRFSPDGKHLYAASDKGAVYQYEVGHLLEKGKQAAFRQKAIQYGSIAAALLLAAVLIFWTVKRTPHLYKRLWKDKYAYIMLLPSFSLILVFLYYPSLSGLFHSLYDWNPGSRSTFVGLDNFRRMLDDPYVSKGTVNLLILVVTGLFKTLIPPLIVAELIYHLRNSKAQYLFRTSFVISMVIPSVGFLLVWQNLYDPNIGLINQILNVIGLGSFAHPWLGDADTALWAIIFMGFPFIGIMQLLVMYSGLIAISDEVIEAAKLDGAKSFRIIRSIHLPLLAGQFKLLIVLALIGIVQDFGSILIVTGGGPMDSTYVPALQMYYAATKFGDLGYASALGVSMFFVILLITVINMKFIKTAD
- a CDS encoding carbohydrate ABC transporter permease; the protein is MTKSETLVPRTGMVKPAVQLRKKAEIAQQAVLYAILGLIVIFTLGPILFTLISSFKTNAQILGGFWSLPTPPQMGNYEIAFKAIWRYTANTVGYAAISSILVVLLSAISGYTFAKKDFLGKEILFMMMLAIMMIPGVLTLIPSYVLYADLGLVNTPWVIIISAAAGGQIFGTFLCRSFMGGLSNELFDSAKIDGASEFTVFLKIVLPLTVPVLMTLFIMSSVGIYNEYIWPLLTIKSNEIQMIGVGLTQFKNQFGITNMGVEFAAYMISSIPLVALFSFGMKYYIQGLTQGALKM
- a CDS encoding alpha-L-rhamnosidase-related protein codes for the protein MEFRIACTGYAEVELDGSLLGAISEHPRQSMAFTCVDSFPDILEAGVHTLTLKIRCNEPMPIHPINIHLQDRSVGCIAYLQGDGFWLPTDETWKADDGRAEMVCRLGEEPYGELDNAPDWFVAGGYGDIAAERMESLNCLSASGLGAEVRGGSLILTGNGVRPLQLGETDARNERYIFYHLMKQNEWKALRLQQAERDWTDMPQALVEFPSEMNIRFHIENRGSDEVEIVWNGAESLHELHGYDSCITEHTVVKPGSRFVTNPQGMKMVQFIVGAGAEERFHLEIQFEAVGVPMKQVGGLECDNPLMKKIYDVSVHTSAVCHQTGLWDGIKRDRLNWAYDIYMAAKADYVLWDDLSVLRRSIRELGQTPYGYWMNSIPSYTLWWLCGVWDYYLETGDAAFVLELREDIARHLRWVEENTDKETGFFLTHARQEVSFIEWVPMGGEESWYCLNAIYKLMRTQISRLAAHVPELGIEVRGEGPKLPEEVFLEGASALLTPLLGIMSGSVSTEKAEAFLLNCELKDPLTPLSAYWFADCCSRYGFHEKAWEAISLVWGSMLDSGATTFWESTVLTRGEDYHDAQTTYTAYGSYRMSLCHSWSGTPVVWISRYILGIQPLEPGYRTFDFMPNALPGLTECKGAVHTPNGPILVEWKVTEGGMDKSVWHPGRVITG
- a CDS encoding DUF5722 domain-containing protein produces the protein MTKWNRLFLVALVFAVGLQWIPSGIALAGKYDSTLQESPNVRHVTGFYPSIKIDDFNTPDSVDAPGKWSKGEGVSEVRYTAKTANSPGSPYEGTHVLEAVSGQVKAYEWRTMYKEFSVPLDLSSVKYLTFAANAYGWKTEDYLIRVSLYNGDDKFQSIVKINPNGWNEVGVSVADWANRNRITKIEFSFMLNYDLAGLRDGDPGYAWWGGNYQIDLLSGSNTLDMDFNIEGETEGFTAQGASASAAGGELNLTVTDSAPVLVSPPLLHNIGSLNTLEVSMSNNSAFDRVRIDWITEESPEWNEAKSAVFDIQPNGSGYADYDFNLSANSLWTGLLKQFKLTFLSGNGASSGQIGIDKIGFKNLAPIVVYPGEISRHELTDSLDKIVIAGSIKPEALSKYGSGSIAFFELQPYEDETALTGKTPLSEASVSANFSFETDLKDTNGRSRLFSKFAVAAQLADGTYELIDRAHYVTNPEALAPNRYPFPAAASKKGLQVQMVGDAEDLGISHAALNVTYTGALYIDGNVNPANTLVYEYEGQKYYFKKNWVEANDNSIKSLSDNSVTVSLILLAYKENMDGTTPNRYLIHPDAGDNGIVYAFNTTDETGTNYYKAITAFLADRYTREDQKYGRAVNYIVGNEVDAAEAWYNMGSGKLIGEFIEDYGRTVRLTNTVLKSRYSQARVYISLTHNWDEDLPSTGTNYDGRMIVDTLQQEMMSQGDIPWNIAYHPYPENLFDPKAWNAPTSTDRFDTKKITFKNLHVLVDYLKQSRMLYNGEPRRIILSEQGFHSLDNSLEGQKIQAAAYAYAYYITNFLDGIDSFILHRHVDHAGEYGLNLGLWTHDPDISGAKNIPYEHKYIYDVFKYIDTSRSLEVTEFAKSIIGISDWREIAPAFDPAKLALREIPQENPAVRIEPKQLKDAKMISDFESTDDGWAKAEYVSRVESDSSLQLNGARSLKAVLMNSGVQLGESAGVSKSFDTPFSFKRKPYLFFGIHPTDGPASGTYTARIKVYSGSHVLEAAADVKPQEWSTIAVNLNDWAYKDQVTKIKIWLEPMDRVRWAAGSFHMDAIGMAEGVTGDVQKILQ
- a CDS encoding alpha-L-rhamnosidase-related protein encodes the protein MKTDWQAEWIWIKLPQETPNVYMEARKGFLLDEVPLHAKLFMSANQEYRIYINGKEIGRGPSPSDQHWKYYDEYELGRDLLPGKNVLAVLAYNFGTTDIVTGQMQGAGGVIAELEMATGSGMVTIASDSTWKVRRSPRWVEQVSRQHLWNGFREIYRADREDGWEGVRYDDSDWGGAIGLERPGAPDARWPRLLPREIPFLYRELLKPEAVVRTDANFGCIEGEETMLASSGQVCCMTIDARKPGSLPGVVFDYSKEVVGYPELELTAPEGGVLQLWYGESLDLKLYDTFVLKRGENRLKPFGRRAFRFLYVTLQAAPSSVTISRLETESVHYDFGPAGMFLCSDPLLNRIWEIGTYTTLVNSQDHLEDCPLREKALWVADAVVMGKVIYHVYGDELLLRKCLLQGARIQNEDGSIPGTGPERNSFMLPDFNAHWLFGVYQHWLFSQDRSFLGEVWPSVYRLMEWFQKQEDEEGLFARADRPGWWCFIDWADYIDRRDRVTAMSCFYYKALRTAADLALAAGETNQADEWLKRSDRLREAIRGKMRVPGSPVFADCIGAGGLSASITAQTNFAAIWCGVMEQEEANLFLDEWFLQGRTPELKGAFFYHIVLESLVWLNRVEEALGLVRSYWGGMVERGAATWWETFDPSTPACTVPSPYQGNTPTYLMDHIPVSFCHGWGASPTYVLTQFVLGIDVSESGGEAIRFEPHPGGLVWAEGTVPTRYGPVHAAWKKGEDGVLDCTLSVPAGVKVLLSGRHRVTVRKGGEGLQRMTAES